One Thermicanus aegyptius DSM 12793 DNA segment encodes these proteins:
- the ctaD gene encoding cytochrome c oxidase subunit I: MSQMAHAGKKPLLWDYLTTVDHKKIAILYLWSGLFFFVLGGIEALLIRIQLMFPGNTFLVGKTYNEIMTLHGTTMIFFVAMPLVFGLMNAVIPLQIGARDVAFPFLNALGFWLFFFGATLTYVSLFTGSAPESGWTGYFPLSDNNYTGHGLSYYAIGLQISGAGTLIGGINFLATILNMRAPGMTLMRMPMFAWTTLVSSTLILFAFPPLTVGLFLMIFDRLFGSHFFDPAFGGNVVIWEHLFWVFGHPEVYLLVLPAFGIFSEVIPTFSKKRLFGYHSMVFATMLIAFLGFMVWVHHMFTVGLGPVANAIFAIATTTIAVPTGIKIFNWLATMWGGKIRFTSANLFALGFIPTFVMGGVTGVMLALPPADLQFHDSYFVVAHFHYVLVGGVVFGIFAGLYYWWPKIFGRLLNETLGKLHFWFFLIGFHLTFLIQHYLGLWGMQRRIYTYLPGQGFELGNLISTIGAFLMAIGVLFFVANIAVTFRKGAVAGNDPWDGRTLEWTLPSPVPEYNFLRLPLVRGLDAFWIEKQAGNKEMLPAEPLGDIHMPNASFLPFLMSLGLFIAGLGFIFKDQYNPAFLYVGIGGLAITLLTMFLRSVIDDHGHHIHHEEVESMEGGASLS; this comes from the coding sequence ATGTCGCAGATGGCTCATGCAGGGAAGAAACCGCTGTTGTGGGATTACCTGACTACGGTTGATCATAAGAAAATCGCCATCCTTTATCTTTGGTCCGGACTTTTCTTCTTCGTATTGGGCGGAATTGAGGCATTGCTCATACGGATTCAATTGATGTTCCCTGGGAACACCTTTCTCGTTGGGAAGACGTATAATGAAATCATGACTTTGCATGGGACAACGATGATTTTCTTTGTCGCCATGCCCCTTGTCTTCGGCTTAATGAATGCCGTCATTCCCCTCCAGATCGGCGCGCGGGATGTCGCCTTTCCTTTCCTGAACGCCCTAGGTTTCTGGCTTTTCTTCTTCGGAGCCACACTTACCTATGTTAGCCTCTTTACGGGGAGCGCGCCGGAATCGGGCTGGACGGGTTACTTCCCCCTCTCCGACAATAATTATACCGGGCATGGATTAAGCTATTATGCGATAGGGCTGCAAATCTCCGGAGCCGGTACTCTGATCGGTGGAATAAACTTTCTCGCCACGATTTTAAACATGAGGGCGCCGGGGATGACGCTGATGCGCATGCCGATGTTTGCATGGACCACCCTGGTCTCCTCCACCTTGATCCTTTTCGCCTTCCCGCCGCTTACGGTGGGGCTGTTCCTCATGATCTTTGACCGGCTTTTTGGTTCCCACTTTTTCGATCCTGCGTTCGGAGGGAACGTGGTCATCTGGGAGCATCTCTTCTGGGTTTTTGGACATCCGGAAGTATACCTTCTCGTACTCCCTGCTTTTGGAATCTTTTCCGAGGTGATTCCCACCTTTTCGAAAAAGCGCCTTTTCGGCTACCATTCCATGGTGTTTGCCACCATGTTGATCGCCTTCCTTGGTTTTATGGTATGGGTTCACCACATGTTTACCGTTGGTCTTGGCCCGGTGGCCAATGCCATCTTCGCCATCGCTACCACGACGATTGCCGTTCCTACGGGGATTAAGATCTTTAACTGGCTGGCCACCATGTGGGGAGGGAAGATTCGCTTTACCAGCGCAAACCTATTCGCTCTGGGATTTATTCCCACCTTTGTCATGGGGGGAGTGACCGGGGTCATGTTGGCACTGCCGCCGGCCGACCTTCAGTTTCATGACTCCTACTTTGTGGTTGCCCATTTCCATTATGTCCTGGTTGGAGGAGTTGTTTTCGGAATCTTTGCCGGCCTTTATTACTGGTGGCCCAAGATATTCGGGCGATTGCTTAACGAGACGCTCGGAAAATTGCATTTCTGGTTTTTCCTCATCGGGTTTCATTTAACCTTTCTCATTCAGCACTATTTAGGACTTTGGGGTATGCAGCGGAGAATATACACCTATCTTCCCGGCCAGGGCTTTGAGTTGGGAAATCTGATCAGCACCATCGGAGCCTTCCTCATGGCGATTGGGGTGCTCTTCTTCGTGGCCAATATTGCCGTCACCTTCCGAAAAGGGGCGGTGGCAGGGAATGATCCCTGGGATGGAAGGACCTTGGAGTGGACGCTGCCCTCTCCTGTTCCGGAGTATAATTTCCTTCGTTTGCCTCTGGTACGGGGACTGGATGCCTTCTGGATTGAAAAACAGGCAGGCAATAAGGAGATGTTGCCTGCAGAGCCTTTGGGAGATATCCATATGCCCAACGCCTCTTTTCTTCCCTTCCTCATGTCTCTCGGATTATTTATCGCAGGACTTGGTTTTATCTTCAAGGATCAATATAATCCGGCCTTTCTCTATGTCGGGATAGGAGGACTGGCGATTACCTTGCTCACCATGTTCCTTCGGTCCGTCATCGATGATCACGGCCATCATATCCACCATGAAGAGGTAGAAAGCATGGAAGGAGGGGCGTCTCTATCATGA
- the coxB gene encoding cytochrome c oxidase subunit II, whose protein sequence is MKRFHHGWKILLLALAMISILSGCSGDPYLSTLKPMGSASESSYQLMILSLGVMLFVMAVVFILFIYVLFRFRQRKGDEGVPKQVEGNHLLEVIWTVIPIILLLILAVPTVMQTFALAKDHANDPNALKVKVTAHQYWWEFEYPDLGIKTAEDLYIPVGKKISVELTSNDVIHSFWVPALSGKWDANPGMIGTDGKKNVNRFSFDAKEPGVYLGKCAELCGPSHALMEFKVIAVTEKEFNAWVDGMKKPVTVTTNAAKAGEAVFTQNCASCHAVDSTDKSIKVGPNLDNLANRKTIAGILPNGSPEEFKQSLKKWIEDPSKVKPQNEGPKTIKMPAFGGKIKDQDLNNLIEYLSGLNMNQ, encoded by the coding sequence ATGAAGCGTTTTCATCACGGTTGGAAGATCTTATTGCTTGCACTCGCCATGATCTCGATTTTATCCGGCTGTAGCGGGGATCCATACCTCTCTACCCTTAAGCCGATGGGTTCTGCAAGCGAATCCTCGTATCAATTGATGATTTTAAGCTTAGGCGTTATGCTTTTCGTCATGGCTGTCGTTTTTATCCTATTTATCTATGTATTATTCCGCTTCCGCCAAAGGAAAGGGGATGAAGGGGTTCCAAAACAAGTGGAGGGAAATCATCTCCTCGAAGTGATTTGGACGGTGATCCCCATTATCCTGCTCCTTATTTTAGCGGTGCCTACAGTGATGCAGACCTTTGCATTAGCCAAGGATCATGCGAATGATCCGAATGCGCTCAAGGTAAAGGTGACCGCCCACCAATATTGGTGGGAATTTGAGTATCCCGATCTGGGAATTAAAACCGCTGAAGATTTATACATCCCTGTAGGAAAGAAAATTAGCGTGGAACTTACCTCGAACGACGTTATTCATTCCTTCTGGGTTCCTGCTCTCTCCGGGAAATGGGATGCCAATCCAGGAATGATCGGCACGGACGGGAAGAAGAATGTGAACCGTTTTTCCTTTGATGCGAAAGAACCGGGAGTATATCTGGGGAAATGCGCGGAACTGTGTGGACCGTCCCACGCGTTAATGGAGTTTAAAGTGATCGCCGTGACCGAGAAAGAATTTAACGCTTGGGTGGATGGAATGAAGAAGCCGGTTACGGTGACCACCAATGCCGCCAAGGCCGGAGAAGCGGTCTTTACCCAGAATTGCGCCTCTTGCCATGCGGTCGATAGCACGGACAAATCGATCAAAGTAGGTCCTAATCTGGATAACCTGGCCAATCGAAAGACGATTGCGGGAATCTTGCCGAACGGTTCCCCGGAGGAGTTTAAACAGAGCCTGAAAAAATGGATTGAAGACCCCTCCAAGGTGAAGCCGCAGAATGAAGGGCCGAAGACCATTAAGATGCCTGCGTTTGGCGGGAAAATAAAGGATCAAGACCTAAATAACCTGATCGAATACCTTTCAGGGCTCAATATGAACCAATAA